In Micromonospora sp. NBC_01813, the following are encoded in one genomic region:
- a CDS encoding ATP-dependent DNA ligase, with protein sequence MRFIDLAATSAAVTTTPGRRAKVELLAAALRALAADEIVPGAAYLTGELRQRQTGVGYASLRDLPPPAPVPTLSVAQVDAAVAELATVAGAGSQTRRRELLGALLAAATADEQRLLVGLFTGELRQGAQAGLLTDALARAAGVPLALVRRALLLAGDLTVVASAALTGGAAALAAFALSVGRPLAPMLASSATSVDDALTATGAPAVVDVKLDGIRIQVHRSGDDVAVFSRSLDEITARVPAVVSAVRALPVRDVVLDGEALALDEAGRPRPFQETARAGVRLTPYFFDLLHLDGADLLDEPGGTRWPALASIVPPASLVGRTVVGGDGNGGDGGAADVGAAAEQAADAFAAALDAGHEGVVVKSMRARYDAGRRGAAWVKVKPRHVLDLVVLAVEWGSGRRSGWLSNLHLGARDSAGDGFVMLGKTFKGMTDEMLRWQTERFGQLAVERGDPVVRVRPEQVVEIAFDAVQTSPRYPGGLALRFARVLRYRDDKTAAEADTIDTVRAIHAGRRTYQ encoded by the coding sequence GTGCGGTTCATCGACCTGGCGGCCACCTCGGCCGCGGTGACCACCACGCCCGGCCGGCGGGCCAAGGTGGAGTTGCTCGCCGCCGCGTTGCGGGCGTTGGCCGCCGACGAGATCGTTCCCGGCGCGGCCTACCTCACCGGTGAGCTGCGCCAACGGCAGACCGGCGTCGGGTACGCCAGTCTGCGTGACCTGCCGCCACCGGCACCGGTGCCGACGCTGTCGGTGGCTCAGGTCGATGCGGCGGTCGCGGAGCTCGCCACCGTCGCGGGTGCCGGTTCGCAGACCCGCCGCCGGGAGCTGCTCGGTGCCCTGCTCGCCGCCGCCACCGCCGACGAGCAGCGGTTGCTCGTCGGGCTGTTCACCGGCGAGTTGCGCCAGGGCGCGCAGGCCGGGCTGCTCACCGATGCGCTCGCCCGCGCCGCCGGGGTCCCGCTGGCGCTGGTCCGCCGGGCGCTGCTGCTCGCCGGCGACCTGACCGTGGTGGCGTCGGCCGCGCTCACCGGCGGCGCTGCGGCACTCGCCGCCTTCGCCCTGTCGGTCGGGCGTCCGCTGGCGCCGATGCTGGCGAGCAGCGCCACGTCGGTCGACGACGCGTTGACGGCGACCGGCGCGCCGGCGGTGGTGGACGTCAAACTCGACGGGATCCGGATTCAGGTGCACCGCAGCGGCGACGACGTCGCGGTGTTCAGCCGCAGCCTCGACGAGATCACCGCCCGGGTGCCGGCGGTGGTGTCCGCCGTCCGGGCGCTGCCGGTACGCGACGTGGTGCTCGACGGCGAGGCGTTGGCGCTCGACGAGGCGGGTCGGCCCCGGCCGTTCCAGGAGACAGCCCGCGCGGGCGTGCGGCTCACGCCGTACTTCTTCGATCTGCTGCACCTCGACGGCGCGGATCTGCTCGACGAGCCGGGCGGCACGCGGTGGCCGGCTCTGGCGTCGATCGTTCCGCCTGCGTCGCTGGTCGGCCGGACGGTGGTCGGCGGCGACGGAAACGGCGGCGACGGCGGCGCGGCCGACGTGGGCGCGGCCGCCGAGCAGGCCGCCGACGCGTTCGCCGCGGCCCTCGACGCCGGGCACGAAGGCGTGGTGGTCAAGTCGATGCGGGCCCGCTACGACGCCGGGCGGCGTGGTGCCGCCTGGGTGAAGGTGAAGCCCCGGCACGTGCTCGACCTGGTGGTGCTGGCGGTGGAGTGGGGCAGCGGCCGGCGCAGCGGCTGGCTGTCCAACCTGCATCTGGGTGCCCGGGATTCGGCCGGCGACGGTTTCGTGATGCTCGGCAAGACGTTCAAGGGGATGACCGACGAGATGCTGCGGTGGCAGACCGAGCGGTTCGGACAGTTGGCCGTCGAGCGCGGCGACCCGGTGGTGCGGGTCCGCCCGGAGCAGGTCGTCGAGATCGCGTTCGACGCGGTGCAGACCAGCCCGCGCTATCCGGGCGGGCTGGCGCTGCGGTTCGCCCGGGTGCTGCGCTATCGCGACGACAAGACCGCCGCCGAAGCGGACACCATCGACACGGTACGGGCGATCCACGCCGGTCGGCGCACCTACCAGTGA
- a CDS encoding putative quinol monooxygenase yields the protein MIIIAGTLRIEPADRDSYLATCQPVVTAARSAPGCLDFSLGADLVEPDRINVHERWESEADLLTFRDQGPADGSGPSGEQLAQIRDAQVWRFEVSSVGPP from the coding sequence ATGATCATCATCGCTGGCACGCTGCGGATCGAGCCCGCCGACCGCGATTCCTACCTGGCCACCTGCCAACCGGTGGTCACGGCCGCCCGGTCCGCGCCGGGCTGCCTCGACTTCAGTCTCGGCGCCGACCTGGTCGAACCGGACCGGATCAACGTGCACGAACGGTGGGAGTCCGAAGCCGACCTGTTGACGTTCCGCGACCAGGGTCCGGCGGACGGATCCGGCCCGTCGGGCGAGCAACTGGCCCAGATCCGCGACGCGCAGGTCTGGCGCTTCGAGGTGTCGTCCGTCGGCCCACCGTGA
- a CDS encoding glutathione S-transferase family protein yields MAKTADGSTDGSYVNPGGEFTRDQRYIATRITADGRDGYPVEPERYRLVVSRACPWANRAIIVRRLLGLEKALSMGVAGPTHDKRSWTFDLDPDGRDPVLGIERLQEAFFARIPDYERGITVPAIVDVPTGQVVTNDYAQLTLDLSTEWTAYHRPGAPQLYPEALQAEIDEVNGVVFADVNNGVYRCGFAGSQEAYEKSYRRLFDRLDWLSTRLESQRYLVGDTITEADVRLFTTLVRFDPVYHGHFKCNRQKLIEMPVLWAYARDLFQTPGFGDTIDFDHIKRHYYEVHRDINPTGVVPLGPELANWLTPHGREQLGGRPFGDGTPPPPPPSGEIVPAGHNPLI; encoded by the coding sequence ATGGCGAAAACAGCGGACGGCAGCACCGACGGTAGCTACGTCAACCCAGGCGGCGAGTTCACCCGCGACCAGCGCTACATCGCGACGCGAATCACCGCCGACGGCCGCGACGGATACCCGGTGGAGCCGGAACGCTACCGTCTGGTGGTCAGCCGGGCCTGCCCGTGGGCGAACCGGGCCATCATCGTCCGGCGGCTGCTCGGCCTGGAGAAGGCGCTGTCGATGGGCGTCGCCGGGCCGACCCACGACAAGCGCAGCTGGACCTTCGACCTGGACCCCGACGGCCGCGACCCGGTGCTCGGCATCGAACGGCTGCAGGAGGCCTTCTTCGCCCGCATCCCCGACTACGAGCGTGGGATCACCGTGCCGGCCATCGTCGACGTGCCGACCGGCCAGGTGGTGACCAACGACTACGCACAGCTCACCCTGGACCTGTCCACCGAATGGACCGCGTACCACCGGCCGGGTGCACCCCAGCTCTACCCCGAGGCGCTGCAGGCCGAGATCGACGAGGTCAACGGGGTCGTCTTCGCCGATGTCAACAACGGCGTCTACCGGTGCGGCTTCGCCGGCAGCCAGGAGGCATACGAGAAGTCGTACCGTCGGCTGTTCGACCGGCTCGACTGGCTCAGCACCCGGCTGGAGAGCCAGCGCTACCTGGTCGGGGACACCATCACCGAAGCCGACGTACGGCTGTTCACCACACTCGTCCGCTTCGATCCGGTCTACCACGGGCACTTCAAGTGCAACCGGCAGAAGCTGATCGAGATGCCGGTGCTGTGGGCGTACGCCCGGGATCTGTTCCAGACCCCCGGCTTCGGCGACACCATCGACTTCGATCACATCAAGCGGCACTACTACGAGGTCCATCGCGACATCAACCCGACCGGGGTGGTGCCGCTCGGTCCGGAGTTGGCCAACTGGCTGACCCCGCACGGGCGGGAGCAGCTCGGCGGTCGCCCGTTCGGCGATGGCACCCCGCCGCCGCCCCCGCCGTCCGGCGAGATCGTGCCCGCTGGCCACAACCCGCTGATCTGA
- a CDS encoding roadblock/LC7 domain-containing protein: protein MSESNGGVAAAQDPAYAQLTSLKRGVPGVIGSVIAGVDGLLLLHDLTDGTEPHDLAALAAATFGLGRQTGLALRQGPFRESTVRSHRGYFSVYAINDRALLAVLGADGLNVARLHIEAREVAGRLGAMLDVHVANQIRL, encoded by the coding sequence ATGTCGGAAAGCAACGGCGGTGTGGCGGCGGCGCAGGATCCGGCGTACGCGCAGCTCACCTCGCTCAAGCGGGGGGTGCCCGGAGTGATCGGGTCGGTGATCGCCGGGGTCGACGGTCTGCTGCTGTTGCACGATCTGACCGATGGGACGGAGCCGCACGACCTCGCCGCGCTCGCGGCGGCGACCTTCGGTCTCGGCCGGCAGACCGGGCTGGCGTTGCGACAGGGTCCGTTCCGGGAGTCGACGGTACGCAGCCACCGTGGCTACTTCTCGGTGTACGCGATCAACGACCGGGCCCTGCTCGCGGTGCTCGGTGCGGACGGACTGAACGTGGCCCGGTTGCACATCGAGGCGCGGGAGGTGGCGGGTCGGCTCGGCGCGATGCTGGACGTGCACGTGGCCAACCAGATTCGGCTCTGA
- a CDS encoding Clp protease N-terminal domain-containing protein: MSDSVQFDSPVRLDDLIAGIKKANGDRLAQLSNAVVIGDHLGELADHLIGHFVDQARRSGASWTEIGRSIGVSKQAAQKRFVPKTPGEPNDLDPQQGFNRFTPEARNVVVAAQNEARSAGNDEICTPHLMLALLAQPQTLAAQALAAQVSDLDRVRRQAGTALPPSVEHVPDLIPFDAHVRKVLELTFREALRLDDRVVGTAHILLALLEFAADAGPLADLGVTKAGVEDYVRSAPREDAPAADGESAG, translated from the coding sequence ATGAGTGATTCTGTCCAGTTCGACAGCCCCGTCCGGCTCGACGACCTGATCGCCGGTATCAAGAAGGCCAACGGCGACCGCCTCGCCCAGCTCAGCAACGCCGTCGTCATCGGCGATCACCTGGGCGAGCTCGCCGACCACCTGATCGGCCACTTCGTGGACCAGGCCCGCCGATCCGGTGCCTCGTGGACGGAGATCGGCCGCAGCATCGGGGTCAGCAAGCAGGCCGCCCAGAAGCGGTTCGTACCGAAGACTCCCGGCGAGCCCAACGACCTCGACCCGCAGCAGGGCTTCAACCGGTTCACCCCGGAGGCCCGCAACGTCGTCGTCGCCGCCCAGAACGAGGCCCGGTCGGCCGGCAACGACGAGATCTGCACCCCCCATCTGATGCTCGCTCTGCTCGCCCAGCCGCAGACCCTCGCCGCGCAGGCTCTCGCCGCCCAGGTCTCCGACCTCGACCGGGTACGCCGACAGGCGGGAACGGCACTGCCGCCGAGCGTCGAGCACGTCCCGGATCTGATCCCGTTCGACGCACACGTCCGCAAGGTGCTGGAGCTGACCTTCCGCGAGGCACTGCGGCTCGACGACCGGGTCGTCGGGACCGCCCACATCCTGCTGGCGCTGCTGGAGTTCGCCGCGGACGCCGGCCCGCTGGCCGACCTCGGCGTGACCAAGGCCGGCGTCGAGGATTACGTGCGGTCGGCGCCCCGCGAGGACGCGCCGGCAGCCGACGGCGAGTCAGCCGGCTGA
- a CDS encoding YihY/virulence factor BrkB family protein — protein sequence MPAARTVGSAPSHDGPTTTATQPDRPPVGPDEGPDSPTDLAGSSWWAAVRRTVREFTADAIPDLAAGLTYYGVLSIFPGLLVLVSVVGLLGDGATDDVQAVIGDIAPGEIGGFLDQAIVQVRDSGGTAGLVAILGLLTAFWSASSYIGAFMRAANAIYDVPEGRPIWKTLPIRLGVTAVIGLMLIASALIVVFTGELAAQAGELIGAGPAAVATWDVAKWPVLVVLVSLMFSILYWATPNARHGGFRWVSPGSVLAVLLWLAVSAAFAFYVANFASYNETYGAIAGVVVFLVWLWLTNIAILLGGELDAELERGRAISAGHPADGEPYLELRDSSKVPEHRRPADAGVLARRQPADSPSAAGASSRGADRT from the coding sequence ATGCCAGCAGCACGTACGGTGGGATCAGCGCCGAGCCACGACGGCCCGACCACGACCGCGACCCAGCCGGACCGCCCGCCGGTCGGGCCGGACGAGGGGCCGGATAGCCCGACCGACCTCGCCGGTTCCTCCTGGTGGGCGGCCGTCCGTCGGACCGTGCGTGAGTTCACCGCCGACGCGATCCCCGACCTGGCCGCCGGGCTGACGTACTACGGGGTGCTGTCGATCTTTCCCGGCCTGCTGGTCCTGGTGTCGGTCGTCGGTCTGCTCGGCGACGGCGCCACCGACGACGTCCAGGCCGTGATCGGGGACATCGCCCCCGGTGAGATCGGCGGATTCCTCGACCAGGCGATCGTTCAGGTCCGCGACAGCGGCGGTACGGCCGGACTGGTCGCCATCCTCGGTCTGCTCACCGCGTTCTGGTCGGCGTCGAGCTACATCGGGGCGTTCATGCGGGCCGCCAACGCGATCTACGACGTGCCGGAGGGCCGGCCGATCTGGAAGACGCTGCCGATCCGGCTGGGTGTCACCGCGGTGATCGGGCTGATGCTGATCGCCAGCGCCCTCATCGTCGTGTTCACCGGCGAGCTCGCTGCTCAGGCCGGCGAACTGATCGGTGCCGGACCCGCTGCGGTCGCCACCTGGGATGTCGCCAAGTGGCCGGTGCTGGTCGTCCTGGTCAGCTTGATGTTCTCGATCCTCTACTGGGCCACGCCGAACGCCAGACACGGCGGTTTCCGCTGGGTGAGCCCGGGTAGCGTGCTGGCGGTACTGCTCTGGTTGGCGGTCTCCGCCGCGTTCGCCTTCTACGTCGCCAACTTCGCCTCCTACAACGAGACCTACGGCGCCATCGCCGGAGTCGTCGTCTTCCTGGTCTGGCTGTGGCTGACCAACATCGCGATTCTGCTCGGTGGGGAGTTGGACGCGGAGTTGGAACGTGGCCGGGCCATCTCCGCCGGCCACCCCGCCGACGGTGAGCCGTACCTGGAGTTGCGGGACTCGAGCAAGGTGCCGGAGCACCGGCGGCCGGCGGACGCCGGGGTGCTGGCTCGGCGTCAGCCGGCTGACTCGCCGTCGGCTGCCGGCGCGTCCTCGCGGGGCGCCGACCGCACGTAA
- a CDS encoding helix-turn-helix transcriptional regulator has protein sequence MAESTAAGTGRSWTFLTNHAHVLLAIARDPTMRLRDVADSVGVTERAAQSIVADLEAGGYLQRARVGRRNHYTVNPAGRFRHPAEADQRVGALLALFTGDEPADPAARPD, from the coding sequence ATGGCGGAGTCGACGGCGGCGGGAACTGGCCGGAGCTGGACCTTCCTGACCAACCACGCACACGTGCTGCTCGCCATCGCCCGCGACCCGACGATGCGGCTGCGCGATGTCGCCGACAGCGTCGGAGTCACCGAGCGGGCCGCCCAGTCGATCGTCGCCGACCTCGAGGCCGGCGGATACCTGCAGCGTGCCCGGGTCGGTCGGCGCAACCACTACACGGTCAACCCAGCCGGCAGGTTCCGGCACCCCGCCGAGGCGGACCAGCGTGTCGGTGCGCTGCTCGCGCTGTTCACCGGCGACGAGCCGGCCGACCCGGCGGCCCGCCCGGACTAG
- a CDS encoding YybH family protein, whose protein sequence is MGNATDPATPRGALDTLLTAIVAGDADAIVDCYAGVEDLHVFVEGPRWQTVGHTAVAKGWRDFCAAAMSVTAVDITDGPWVHGTDGDAAGEAGALSSLSATVRMSIRTVAGERAVPMRLTWVLRRDTDRWRIVHEHASQPLADPYGVGDWLVTPAAT, encoded by the coding sequence ATGGGAAACGCCACGGATCCGGCGACCCCACGCGGGGCGCTCGACACGCTGCTGACGGCGATCGTCGCCGGTGACGCCGACGCGATCGTCGACTGCTACGCCGGCGTCGAGGACCTGCACGTGTTCGTCGAGGGGCCACGCTGGCAGACCGTCGGGCACACCGCGGTCGCCAAGGGTTGGCGGGACTTCTGCGCCGCCGCGATGTCGGTGACCGCCGTCGACATCACCGACGGTCCGTGGGTGCACGGCACCGACGGTGACGCCGCCGGCGAGGCGGGCGCGCTGTCCAGCCTGAGCGCCACCGTACGGATGTCGATCCGGACGGTGGCCGGTGAGCGGGCCGTGCCGATGCGGCTGACCTGGGTGCTGCGTCGCGACACCGACCGGTGGCGGATCGTGCACGAGCACGCGTCGCAGCCGCTGGCCGACCCGTACGGGGTCGGCGACTGGCTGGTCACCCCGGCGGCGACCTGA
- a CDS encoding oligopeptide/dipeptide ABC transporter ATP-binding protein, with protein sequence MTGPRTTTPGAPLVAARRINHRYGGGRRWWSATPLPPVLRDVDLDIATGESVGLIGESGSGKSTLGRILLQLNRQSAGQVVFDGQDTAALTEAQLRVLRRRMQLVFQNPYASVNRRFTIAAALTDPLRVNGIGDEASRIDRARELLGLVGLPEMMLDRYPHELSGGQLQRVCVARALILSPSFLVADEPTASLDSSSATQVVDLLARARTEFGLSLLFISHDLSVVSRVADRIAVLYQGTLVEIGPTEQILAEPAHPYTRALREAIPNPDPRTRPAVRSRPASEPDTELTGAGCRFVTRCPVTLPVCHDVTPPLLPVAAGRSVACHRVPADTVDGVGADPDVRRQEEDQP encoded by the coding sequence ATGACCGGGCCGCGGACCACCACGCCCGGGGCGCCGCTGGTCGCCGCCCGGCGCATCAACCACCGGTACGGCGGGGGCCGGCGCTGGTGGTCGGCGACGCCGTTGCCGCCGGTGCTGCGGGACGTCGACCTGGACATCGCCACCGGCGAGAGCGTCGGGCTGATCGGTGAGTCGGGTTCCGGCAAGAGCACCCTGGGCCGGATCCTGCTGCAGCTCAACCGGCAGTCCGCCGGGCAGGTCGTCTTCGACGGTCAGGACACCGCCGCGTTGACCGAGGCACAGCTACGGGTGCTGCGACGCCGGATGCAGTTGGTGTTCCAGAACCCGTACGCCTCGGTCAACCGACGTTTCACCATCGCCGCCGCGCTGACCGACCCGCTGCGGGTCAACGGCATCGGCGACGAGGCCTCGCGGATCGACCGGGCCCGGGAACTGCTCGGCCTGGTCGGGCTGCCCGAGATGATGCTGGACCGCTACCCACACGAACTCAGCGGCGGGCAACTGCAGCGGGTCTGCGTGGCCCGGGCGTTGATCCTGTCGCCGTCGTTCCTGGTCGCCGACGAACCCACCGCCAGTCTGGACTCCAGCTCGGCGACCCAGGTGGTGGACCTGCTGGCCCGCGCCCGGACCGAGTTCGGATTGTCCCTGCTGTTCATCAGCCACGACCTGTCGGTGGTGTCCCGGGTCGCGGACCGGATCGCGGTGCTGTATCAGGGCACGCTGGTGGAGATCGGTCCGACGGAGCAGATCCTCGCCGAACCGGCCCACCCGTACACCCGGGCCCTGCGCGAGGCGATCCCCAACCCGGACCCACGCACCCGGCCGGCGGTGCGTTCCCGCCCGGCGAGCGAACCGGACACCGAACTGACCGGTGCCGGCTGCCGGTTCGTCACCCGCTGCCCGGTCACCTTGCCGGTCTGTCATGACGTGACGCCACCGCTGCTGCCGGTGGCGGCCGGCCGGTCGGTCGCCTGCCACCGGGTCCCGGCCGACACCGTCGACGGTGTCGGTGCCGACCCCGATGTTCGACGACAAGAGGAGGACCAGCCGTGA
- a CDS encoding ABC transporter ATP-binding protein, giving the protein MSDRLVIENLQVSYGNGAQRVEAVAPMSLAVPAGQKLGIVGESGSGKSTLLKAVLGLIRPPGVVRADGIWLDGTDLRSLSRREFRARCGSEIAMIFQDPVNALNPAFSIRDQFRRSFRLHQPELPRARYTETMLRALASVSIDARDKLDRYPFEFSQGQLQRIMIALACSSPRLKVLLADEPTSSLDVTTQAQVLDLLHALQAELGFSLIIVTHNLPVVAELCDRALVMCRGEVVEDTDVISLFERPTHDYTRHLLASMASLPRIATGATS; this is encoded by the coding sequence ATGAGCGACAGACTTGTGATTGAGAATCTGCAGGTCAGCTACGGCAACGGCGCGCAGCGCGTCGAGGCGGTCGCGCCGATGTCGCTCGCCGTGCCGGCCGGGCAGAAGCTGGGCATCGTCGGCGAGTCCGGATCGGGCAAGAGCACCCTACTCAAGGCGGTGCTGGGGCTGATCCGCCCGCCGGGAGTGGTGCGGGCCGACGGGATCTGGTTGGACGGCACGGACCTGCGGTCGCTGAGTCGGCGCGAGTTCCGGGCCCGCTGTGGCTCCGAGATCGCGATGATCTTCCAGGACCCGGTGAACGCGTTGAATCCGGCGTTCTCCATCCGTGACCAGTTCCGCCGCTCGTTCCGGCTCCACCAGCCGGAACTGCCCCGGGCCCGGTACACCGAGACGATGCTGCGGGCGCTGGCCAGCGTCAGCATCGACGCCCGGGACAAGCTCGACCGCTACCCGTTCGAGTTCAGCCAGGGCCAACTGCAGCGGATCATGATCGCGCTGGCCTGCTCCAGCCCACGGCTGAAGGTGTTGCTCGCCGACGAACCGACGTCCAGCCTGGACGTCACCACCCAGGCCCAGGTGCTGGACCTTCTGCACGCGCTCCAGGCCGAACTGGGCTTCTCACTGATCATCGTCACGCACAACCTGCCGGTGGTCGCCGAACTGTGTGACCGGGCGCTGGTGATGTGCCGGGGCGAGGTGGTGGAGGACACCGACGTGATCTCGCTGTTCGAACGGCCGACCCACGACTACACCCGGCACCTGCTGGCGTCGATGGCGTCGTTGCCCCGGATCGCGACCGGGGCGACGTCATGA
- a CDS encoding MFS transporter, which translates to MTRSVGRIPAQPAGGVPLAALTCAIGLGLVMLDNTALTVSLPTVAREVGISETAARWLFVTFMLANLAVLPSAGALAARVGRRRGYQIGLVLFGAGSLLALVAGSFWLLVVARVLQGAGGAMMIPNSAALLDANVAGDQRVRAVAAWVTISSVGIFVGPVIGGLLTETLSWRLIFLVELVAAAVGLLLASRLSDVVVDRRRLDLVGMLTGGAAVCLACAGILEAGRPDPDWVLVTTSVGLAVPVGAAFLIFERRTRFPAFDLRVFSHAGFGALIVAGVAYNAVVAGGGYVLSLSLQVEQEMSASVAGWAVFATMALIPVGSQVAGRLTQRFGLGALMSLAALWLAVAYLVVGVVGAAPLVVLALSLPPIGLAVGVLFAGDTAAAMSLVRPAALPSALTNLSLARQVGSVVGVTVLGSIYQQVGVAGGVAALSPLQVTLLFAGIALLPAAWLIRHRVAAALTGQRPVDDIVPGPMATDGVVRGAADDAGRTVDKQEGKHERQTCD; encoded by the coding sequence GTGACCCGTTCCGTCGGCCGAATCCCGGCACAGCCCGCAGGTGGTGTTCCGCTCGCCGCGTTGACCTGCGCGATCGGGCTGGGCCTGGTGATGCTGGACAACACCGCGTTGACGGTGAGCCTGCCGACGGTGGCCCGCGAGGTCGGCATCAGCGAGACCGCCGCCCGCTGGCTGTTCGTCACGTTCATGCTGGCGAACCTGGCGGTACTGCCCAGCGCCGGCGCGTTGGCGGCCCGGGTCGGCCGACGCCGGGGCTACCAGATCGGACTGGTGCTGTTCGGTGCCGGCAGTCTGCTGGCGCTGGTCGCCGGGTCGTTCTGGCTGCTCGTCGTGGCCCGGGTGCTGCAGGGTGCCGGCGGCGCGATGATGATCCCCAACTCGGCAGCCCTACTCGACGCGAACGTCGCCGGCGACCAACGGGTACGCGCGGTCGCCGCCTGGGTGACGATCAGTTCGGTAGGGATCTTCGTCGGCCCGGTGATCGGCGGGCTGTTGACCGAGACGCTCAGCTGGCGGCTGATCTTCCTGGTGGAACTGGTCGCCGCGGCGGTCGGTCTGCTGCTCGCCAGCCGGCTGTCCGACGTGGTCGTCGACCGCCGACGCCTCGACCTGGTCGGCATGCTCACCGGAGGCGCCGCGGTCTGTCTGGCCTGCGCCGGCATCCTGGAGGCGGGCCGGCCCGACCCGGACTGGGTGCTGGTGACCACCAGCGTCGGGCTGGCCGTGCCGGTCGGCGCGGCGTTCCTGATCTTCGAACGGCGGACCCGGTTCCCAGCATTCGACCTGCGGGTCTTCAGCCACGCCGGGTTCGGTGCGCTGATCGTCGCCGGGGTGGCGTACAACGCGGTGGTCGCCGGCGGCGGGTACGTGCTCAGCCTGTCGTTGCAGGTGGAGCAGGAGATGTCGGCGTCGGTGGCCGGCTGGGCGGTGTTCGCCACGATGGCGCTGATCCCGGTTGGCAGCCAGGTAGCCGGCCGGCTCACCCAACGCTTCGGGCTGGGTGCCCTGATGTCGCTGGCGGCGCTGTGGCTGGCGGTCGCGTACCTGGTCGTCGGGGTGGTCGGAGCGGCACCGCTCGTGGTGCTCGCGCTGTCGTTGCCGCCGATCGGTCTCGCCGTCGGGGTGCTGTTCGCCGGGGACACCGCGGCGGCGATGAGCCTGGTGCGGCCCGCCGCACTGCCCTCGGCGCTGACGAACCTGAGCCTGGCCCGTCAGGTCGGGTCGGTGGTCGGGGTCACCGTGCTGGGCAGCATCTACCAGCAGGTGGGGGTGGCCGGCGGGGTGGCGGCGCTGTCGCCGTTGCAGGTGACGTTGCTGTTCGCCGGGATCGCGCTGCTGCCGGCGGCATGGCTGATCCGCCACCGGGTGGCGGCCGCCCTGACCGGCCAGCGCCCAGTGGACGACATCGTCCCGGGTCCGATGGCCACCGACGGCGTCGTCCGAGGTGCGGCGGACGACGCCGGCCGCACCGTCGACAAGCAGGAAGGTAAGCATGAGCGACAGACTTGTGATTGA
- a CDS encoding VOC family protein, whose amino-acid sequence MPVAGAVSEVRYVNLGVRDLAASIAFYTRAFGYQVLHTADDDGTGTARLWGSAEAYPAAVAVLGPAGATSGLLRLSGWAAPAGPARTGDTRRDHGHYAVNLRVDRIDEVRRRIQDDEALVLSEPRQWSITPEITVWDSLSHDPDGTVLDVFEIVEDATGFSGSGIGPHRVQTVAVHVPDAQAATDCYTGLGLRVWFDKTIDGMTDFFHVPGGVRLRDVNLYAPGHGDGGRVEIVQYVGLTGRFTDAAPPRTGINSITFEVDDLDAATAALCRAGGRPVAGETQVDLPMHGPARSRLLLGTGGEAIELFARVGG is encoded by the coding sequence GTGCCGGTTGCGGGTGCGGTCAGCGAGGTCAGGTACGTCAACCTGGGTGTCCGGGACCTGGCCGCCTCGATCGCGTTCTACACCCGCGCCTTCGGCTACCAGGTGCTGCACACCGCCGACGACGACGGCACCGGCACCGCCCGGCTGTGGGGGTCGGCCGAGGCGTACCCTGCGGCGGTTGCCGTGCTCGGCCCGGCGGGGGCCACCTCGGGCCTACTTCGGCTGTCCGGCTGGGCGGCACCCGCCGGCCCGGCCCGCACCGGCGACACCCGGCGCGACCACGGCCACTACGCGGTGAACCTGCGGGTCGACCGGATCGACGAGGTACGCCGCCGGATCCAGGACGACGAAGCCCTGGTGCTGTCCGAGCCCCGTCAGTGGAGCATCACCCCGGAGATCACCGTCTGGGACTCGTTGTCGCACGACCCGGACGGCACGGTGCTGGACGTGTTCGAGATCGTCGAGGATGCCACCGGGTTCTCCGGCTCCGGCATCGGGCCGCACCGGGTGCAGACGGTCGCCGTGCACGTGCCGGACGCGCAGGCCGCCACCGACTGCTACACCGGCCTCGGGCTGCGGGTCTGGTTCGACAAGACGATCGACGGGATGACCGACTTCTTCCACGTGCCGGGCGGCGTACGGCTACGCGACGTCAACCTGTACGCGCCGGGACACGGCGACGGCGGCCGGGTGGAGATCGTGCAGTACGTCGGCCTGACCGGCCGGTTCACCGACGCCGCCCCACCACGGACCGGCATCAACTCGATCACCTTCGAGGTCGACGACCTCGACGCCGCCACGGCGGCGCTATGCCGGGCCGGTGGACGCCCGGTGGCCGGCGAGACGCAGGTCGACCTGCCGATGCACGGCCCGGCCCGCAGCCGGCTGTTGCTGGGCACCGGCGGTGAGGCGATCGAACTGTTCGCCCGGGTGGGTGGCTGA